The Hyperolius riggenbachi isolate aHypRig1 chromosome 3, aHypRig1.pri, whole genome shotgun sequence genome window below encodes:
- the LOC137562762 gene encoding hepatic lectin-like isoform X2, giving the protein MNLSVNWSQKSNLITYGLLSLAYILVIALFITVFSQNSTSGNELASKRDLVSLNSSVGAMASKMTQIEKDVKKITTCETGWIEFEGSCYFLTSTKSNWMKARSACVGKNADLAVITSENEQKFLSAKTGNTEYWIGLTDNEEEGKWTWVDGTQYSSSYKSWKPGEPSQSGNEDCAHMWTKGLWNDKICTHEHYFAICEKKIGI; this is encoded by the exons ATGAACTTATCAG TCAACTGGAGTCAGAAATCCAATCTGATCACGTATGGGTTGCTGTCATTGGCCTATATACTGGTCATTGCCCTCTTTATAACCGTCTTCTCGCAGA ATAGCACATCAGGGAATGAACTTGCTTCCAAGAGGGACCTTGTGAGCTTGAATTCAAGTG TTGGCGCAATGGCATCAAAGATGACGCAAATAGAAAAGGACGTGAAAA AAATCACTACCTGTGAGACTGGCTGGATAGAATTTGAAGGCAGCTGCTACTTTCTGACAAGCACCAAATCAAACTGGATGAAGGCCAGAAGTGCGTGTGTTGGAAAGAATGCTGACCTTGCTGTTATCACCAGTGAGAACGAGCAG AAATTTCTTAGTGCTAAAACAGGGAATACAGAGTACTGGATTGGCCTAACTGACAATGAGGAAGAAGGAAAGTGGACGTGGGTGGACGGAACGCAATACTCCTCTTCATACAA GAGTTGGAAGCCCGGTGAGCCAAGTCAAAGCGGCAATGAGGACTGCGCCCACATGTGGACTAAGGGACTTTGGAATGATAAGATTTGTACACATGAGCACTATTTTGCAATTTGTGAGAAAAAAATCGGAATTTAA